AATTGGAGCCTCTTCAGTCCAAAAAGAGCAGAAGTAGATGGATTTGATGATTATTGAGTTGGAACTGCACTATagtacctgttctgcttgatcagggctttccataaatttgttgaggttttcatatttgtaaaaactcGGACTCTGCTTAATCTGGCctatgctgaaccaaatttgtaacgaaaGGAATCTCGCTTTGTAGAACTATTTCTCTGAACTGAACTGAAATAAGAGATTTTGGGTTGTAGCTGACttgtttcttgtggctcaatgagctttggttgcttcagtgttTGAAGGCTTGTGAGATCaaatgatcattttgagtttgtcaattgtgactttgagagtttttgtcttgattgatttttttggttgtcctCTATCTATTCACCGTCTCTCTTATTTTATAGGAAATGCTGGAATAGGGTTTTTAATCTTTGAATAACGGGCGgcaaatattttcaaaagatctttctttttaaatgccACAAAAATGGGAAGTTATCTATTCTGGCAGAGAAGAACCATCAACAGTCAGTTCCCATGGTggtcttttccttgcttttcccaaaaaagaaaatcaacccCTTTTGATCTCTGCTTGTTCCTTTGTGAAGAAGGAAAGACACAATTTGTATGATGGTTAGTTTGCTTTTTCtgtttgaacaactcccttaCTTCCTACTTATCTTTTGAGTTCGTAGTCTGCTTATCTCTTAGGAAGGTCACCTGCTCTTTGTGCAGAATTTCTCTGTATATAAAAAGagattttgatcttttttgGTTGTAGAATTTTGGAGAAGTCTTCCTTTTATATTTGCCTTCATTAACTCTCTATCAACTCCTCTGtgatagttgaaattttttacttttcaaagtcaggtagtcACGTGGGGGCTTTCTGAGAAAAGATCTACtgacttgtattttttgggGTAGAGATAGAATGGTGTGAAAAAGGGTGTGTTAGTTCCTTTTAATCTTTTGtagattaaaaaaaagcccaaatgtTTTGTTCATGGGcctttttgacaaaaaaaggctgggcgtgccaaattaaGCCCAAACTCAAGGTAAACTTTGATGGCTGCCAAAAATTGACATGGGCTTTTATATTTTGGGCTGGTCATGCcaaattaggcccaaacaactgttatatatatactctAGAAGCCaatataaaatagaaaattctaaggatataatataataaatataatcaATAGGGCGTGAATGTTACTTTAAGAAACATAATGTATGCAAAGTAACAAGTTCATggataaagatataaatggaaAGGAGTATGAAGAAGTTAGATTCACAAGACCTTTCTATCATAAGAATATCGTATCCTAAAATGTTCTTGATCATAGGATCACCAATTGGACACTGGTGCACACTATAATTGCTCTGAATCCTTACGtaaaaaagtttattttcccGTGTGAGGATGACTAGTCTCAAGTCATTCATGTTACTGTTGCATTTGCGGAAAGAagcttttcaaaattaaaattgttaaaatcATACTTGTGATCAACTATGTTGCAAGAAAGATTAAACGGACTAGCTTTTATTTCAATTGAAAGTGAACTTCTTGAAAAACTTGATTATGAacatttgattgatgatttctcTTCTAAAAATTCAAGAAGATCAATTTTCAAACATTAGTATTGTACTggctgtgttttttttcttttggggtaAAAGCTTTCATAATAGTtttaattcttcaaataagacagcaaatacaatgtgaatgatttttggataatcatgtatgtttttgttgttgcttttgtgtttAATGCAATATAATCTAATTTGTTAATGATATTTGTGTGCAACTactctttaatttgtgattgccaattgttttttcctattaaacaCAGATTGCTTATTGGAGGCAGCAAGGGACCTTATAGGGGCACAAGGAgcttatttttgtaccaaacatttaactttatcaaatgaaaacatttaaatttttatgaatttgatttctgattgtcattacatatttattaatggtgaattttagttataaaaaaattgtttatgacattaagttatgacaaatttttatagtatttttgtattagaTTATGTGAAACCCCAATTTAAATTTCGCACAGGGCTCTCAAAATCTCAGAGACTGTCCTGATTTTGATGATGCTCCAGCCTGGCTTGGTTCTATCATCTTGGATGACTTGTTACTGTTGCTAGAACTCGGTTGGTGGGTTCTGTGTTAAGTTAGCTGTGATGTTTCTGGGGCTTTTGCTCCCCTTCATCAtgataataaatataaaaataaatataaaaacaaagccagaccacatgtatatatatttggataCAAACAACTATATGCTTCATCCTATTTTCTAGGGTTTGATGGggtaaaaaaaactataagtAAATAAGAGCTGTAACACACTCACATCTATTGAGAATAACAAAGTTACATGGATCATTTATTAATGTTTTGCGCCGCATTTTGAATTCTGTAACAATTTGGTCTTAAATCGGCCTAATTTTTGCATTGATGTATCTATTAATTGATATGACAAATTACCTATTAATTtaatagtatttttattttacaatattGAAAGAGGTCACAAGTTATATTTTTACCTTCCCAAAGGTCAAAAATGTAAATGAACACAACGTCGTATTTGATGATACTTGAATATTTTTAGTATGACACACGATGTTTAAACATTTAAACACCAAATTGACaaataaactgaaaacaaaataCGAAATAATGGCACAATATCAACACAATTGGTACGATCTTGATTAAGATCACGCATGCAAACTGGAAACTCGCTACAAAATCTTCACATCCATGTGTAAGTGTTTGTCATCCATCATCCATGTAAGGAACAAATGAGCAAACTGAGTGCTATGGTTAAACTTGATGGTTATCATGACAGACGGGCCAATGTCAGGATGTGTAACGttgtttttgtcaatttttaaaagatatGAACCAAACTATTATTAATCCaataatgaaataatatgAAGGAATGTTGATAAAAGCCAGAGATTTTATGTCTCGGGGCTCGAGTCTCCAATATCTCTTACTTCCCACTTGCTAACACGGCTACGAGCTATTGTTACCTGCAAATATTCATACGAGTTTTAATTGCTTGCTGTAATTAGGTACTTGAGTTTTGCAATGCTGTACAAATTTTGagtaaagaaacaaacaaaaccagtGGAAAGTGCCTTGACTTGCAGTTTAGTGGTTCATGTTTGAACTCCCATCTCCCATGGCACATTGacagtgtgtgtgtgtgagaaaacccCCTCTTCGAATATCTTttgtatcaaaaaataaaaaaaaattaaacataccTGTTTATCCCAATCAGTTTTGTAGGTCAGTATGAGTAAAACAACAGTTTGGACTAATGTTCCAAACAACATTCCAATCCAAACACCCTACACAAGAGACTTGATGCAATCAGttatttgaagaagaaaatcaaacaaCTACTATGAGTGAGAAGAAGATTAAAATTGCTCACTTCTAGTTGTAGCTTTAGAGGATAACCAAGCACCACCCCAACAGGAATCCCTATAAGGTAATAGGACGCTAAGTTCACATATGCTACAGTACTCTGCCATCCAGCTCCGAGAGCAACTCCTGTCGATATAAAATTCGCAAGGAAATGTTAAGTGATTTCTTTCGTGTTTTTCTATTGTGTCGTCAAATACTGATGAACATTTAAATTAACTGAAATTTGATGACAAGAAAGGAAATTGATATCCTTCAAATATGAGTGAGAGTATCAGAGAAATAGCAATAGTACCTGAGAGCACTGGTTGAACACTGTTCAAGAGTATGGAGAATGCCAATAAAGGTGACAAGTTGGAAACCATTGTAGCTACCTCTTCATCGTTGGTGAAAATATAGGCAAGACGTTCCCTCAAGAATAGGAAAAGCAAGAAAAGCACAAACCCAATAGCAAATGATATCGACACAATAACCTTAACAGAGAACTTTGCTGCTTTTGCACTACCTCTTCCAAGCTCATTCGACACTCGTACACTAGAACATTTCAACCAAACATCAGTACAACATCTTATTTTCTGAAGAAAAATGATAATGAGAATAATAAGTACCTTGCTGCAGCCAGGAAACCAAGGGATATCATCATTTCCCACCCAACAATGTTGAGGCTGCAATGTTTACATTGAACACATcaaaatgtaaagaaaaaaaatgtaggtTTTGAAACAGTTGGATGACACAGTATATGTATACGTAAAAACGAAAGGCGAAAGGACATATGAAAATGATTACGGGACGGAGGAAGGCTCTGAAAAATTACCAAATAGATAGAGCATCGATAGAGACTTCTGCGTTTTCCATGTTTCCGGTTAAAAGAACCAAGATTGTGTTGTACCAAAGCTCAAGACTGTAAAGGAAAATCAGATTTCTACTTAGAAGCTCCAAATATGTACTACTACTCCTATAAGGAGTCATAAGACATTCATCCCAAAACAACCATATCAATATCATTCTTCTGAATATCTACTACTAGGAGTCCTGAGGTaccagttttttttatttatgtactAGAAGGCATTACTGAAAGAGAGTCTTAcctttttttcatattttcaaataGAAGTATATATTACACAAAAGTTAATTTTCTGGGCTATATAGACATGTACATTATGTGATTGCCTCTATGTGACAGTTCCAAATTAATATTGCCTCCATCCAGATTTTCTCAAATAAGCGAAATCAGTAGTATCCTAACAAATTACGCATGCATGTAAAGAAAGATAAACTAAGGAACGACAGAAAAACACCAAAAGTAAAACCAAAACTAACACTAAGGTCTTACCAAAGCATAACACCAGATGACAGAGACAGCTTGAGGACATCCCAGAGATCTGTAAAAGCTAAGGTTGAGAAGCCTGTCCACGTTCCCGGGCATCCTCCACATAGAACAAACAACAGCTGACCAATGTTGGGTAGCCAATATGCTATAATAGTCGACACCATTACACCGGCAACCCCCCACTTAAATTTCACAGTAAAAAGCCATGAAAGGAGGATGTGGATTGCAATTGAAATTGCTGACACATAAGCAATGATCATATTTTTGCTCTGTGCTTGTAAGTACATTTGGCAGGTAAAGGatacaacaaaagcaaaaagcaCAGGGATCACCCATAGAGAAATATATCCTGCCTCTTCTGAAATATTATCTTTTTGGCCTAATGCCTCTAAAATCGGGGTTGTAAAGATGCAAAGAGGAATGAGGAGCAATGTGCTAAAAAACAGAACTACCCATGACCGCTGAAGATGTATTCCAAGCATGTGGTACTGTTTTGCACCGTATGATTGACCACAAAGAGTTTCTAGCGCACTGGCCATGCCCAGCTGCAGAATAACAGATTCAGAAACATCCCTCAGATTACTGTTCTTCATCGccataaaaatgaattttttacaTTCTCAATACATTAACGAAAATCCaagtgaaaagaagaaaagtgaaCCGCAACAGAAATTGATTGAACAATTGCTGTTCAACACAAACATGAACATTTAAACTTTATCTACTTGTCAACTAAAGATTGAAgcactaaaaaaataatatgctAAACTTTCTTCATATGTTGCACTTAAAATGTGATGTGAAAACCTGAAGAGCAAGTCTAAAAGCAACAGAATCCAACATTATCATGAGAGGCCAGCAGAAGTCATATGTTTAAGAAAAGCTGAGGCCTCCGTTACAGTTTAGTACGGTGAATACAAGCGAAAATGTGCAAATAAGAAGATTGTAGGGAGCCAAAATTAAACTATACATACCAAGATGCCATTTGCGAACCTGACAAGTACGGTGAATACAAGCGAAAATGCAGCTAGTTGTGTAGAGCCAATGTGACCAATGAAGGCTTGACTGATGACATTTATTCCAAATGTGGAAACTCTGGTGAAGATAGCAGGGCCAGCCACCACCCACATCGTCTTGGTTTCCCTCCATACCCTGTTTTTGAGTGGCAAATTCTCATCCTCCTCCTTATCCTCAACATCATTTTCTTGTACACTCTTCTCTTTTGTCAAAAGAGTCTGGTTAATATTGTCTTCTTCCATGTAGCCAAGTGTCTTTTAGTTACTTCTTTTTAACCTGCCAAGTGTCAAATATAGAAAAGACTGGAAATTACTCTCATGGGCAAAGAATTCTACTGTTGCTATTCCTATATATTTAAGAGTACCACCATATTCACAGTGagagaaatattattttgtacaagAATTCTCCCTCCAGAGTTAATTCCAAATCCAAGCTGTTGTATCCATTAAAATCATTcataaacaaatttttattttttttatttttttgtttactgAAAGACAGCTTATTAGGTGGcgctttgtttttgttttctcatttcTGACTGAGACCCTTTGGccaaaaaatgatttttatatAACCTGCAAAGTCATATGTAATCAAGGGATGCACAGTGTACCTCCCAACACATCACTATTTAAAACACCCAAATgattatttaattaacttgTTACCACACCAACAGTATtataacaaatataaaattatataatatatacatataatatgtACTAAAACTTAAGATATAATATCAAAACTTTGCAGCATGAGATACAAAACTTGATGGAAACTTAAGGAGTCAAGAACATAAAAATTTCCCTCTCACTCTCATTATATATACAGAACAGAGGTAGATAgaatgaaagagagaagagactCACAGGAGTATATTACCCAAGGGGCCTCCTCCTCTCAGGCGATGGATGCGTTCAGGTCTTGAAGAAGAGTTTTATAGTTTCAGTGGTCTCTTCAGGGACCAGACACCCAAAGGGTAGactgagaaagagagagagagagagagagagagagagagagagagaggagagagtgGAGGAGATGCCACCAAATCATCAGAGTAGTTTGACTAGTGGTGTGTACAGTAATAACTGTCAGCTACACTTCGTtcacttttttccttttagcaAGGGTAAACTTCCGAATACTCTTGAACTATCACGCTTATTTAAATCTCCATTTTTAACTATCGTATTAAATTTATTCACTAATTTTGCACTTGGTATTGGTTTTTCACAATTCCATCTAAATTATGTTGGGATTTTTTTTgagagattcactattatatcTAATataatagtctaaattataaaaataccctatataaaatagattttagaaacacacttaaaattcatttacaacatgaataggtttttaatttctgataaattacaaaattgccatcaattttttaaaacaagccaaatctcaaaatctcataaaaatactcaaaacaTTCAATAgagcatcaaagtaatttaattattaatattaaatttaataagaCTAACTAtcaattttttagttttttttagatttgtttatagaaatttaaTAGATTAGAATTTATCTTTAATATTAGTGTTAAGAATAAGTATATTACtaaatatcttctttttttccgtTACAATAATTGGGAATTATTGCtcgctagagagagagagagttattgCTCGCTAGGGCAGAGTGAGAGTGAAAgcgttagagagagagagagagagagagagagagagagagagttattgCTCGCTAGGGCAGAGTGAGAGTGAAAGCgttagagaaagagagaaagagagagagcagagagtGTGGAGGAAATGCAACCAAATCATCGGAGAGTAGAGAGTGTGGAGGAAATGCAACCACATCATCGGAGAGTAGGTTGACTGGTAAGTAAAGTAATAACTGTCGGCTACTCAGCTACCCTGGGTTCACTTTTGTCTTctagaaatacaaaaagagtctgaaaaagggattttttatataataaaagagTATGAAAAAGTATATGGAACAGAAAAAGCAGCTCTCTAGAGTTGGTTGGCATTGTTctgaccaaaagaaaaggaagaagaagaaagagttgGTAGTTGGCATTGCATGGGATGGCCTGAAAATATTAGCATGTCTAAATTCAgtcacttcttcttcttcttttttgggttaaataaataaaaaaaataaaaaagtttatttGACAACTCCgaactcctcatttaattgatTCAAACAAAAATCTCGTCGGAGATCCACTAGTTAATTGTATACTCCTTTTGTGGTATTGTGATAAAATGTTTATAtacttctttaaaaaaaacatgttgaGCGATCCCTCTCTATATTGGGGACACTTTGTGATCCCTCTCTATATTAGAGACACTTTGTGGGCCGACTATGCAATGTATTTCAATTATACGAATTGTTTATAGATATTCTTAAAGGATTATTTTACTTAAATTCGAAATCATTTGATCACTCCGTTAATTGTTGtcattttaatgttttcttaAAGCATCATATTCATCTATTTCATTGATCACAACTAGATGTATTAatggttttcaatttgtctaattttttacaaaaataatctATGAATtaagacttgaaaaataaacagtttagatgttgaaaaacaaaacaaaataaaattattttataaaatttcataGCACTTTGCAGTCAAAGATGAAAGTCAATGTTAATGCTATTAAAGGAAGTTATTAAAGTTGTTTGAAGTCAAATATCAAAGTCAATCTTCTAATGCTattaaagaaattataaaatacactTATTGTAGTTTGTTGAGCTGATGTGTCAACTTAAGTATAAAATACACTCATTGTATCCTTTTAAATGGAGAATCAGATTGTGAGAATCTTCGTTCTCAATCAACTCCAATTGTTACAGCAAATGAATCTCATCAAAGCCCCCTTGATTTCATCTCAAAATTCCTGcttctttatttgtttcacaatccTCTACTTTTcctgtttcttcttctatctCTATCTCTCGTTCCTCAACCACAACCTACCTAACCTTCTTGTTTTCCACCTCTACTAGCTGGTCCAAGTCGGGCATTTTTCTACAACTAAATACCCTCTGAATTTGTACATCAGGTTTAGTTCCTCCACAACcaccaacaaataaaaattccaaTTGATATTTTGACAATATTGTGCACTAAGCACTAAACATTCATCCACATCCAAATGAGTACTCAAGGCAGCACGTGCTCATGTCCTAACACACAAACAAATGTGTTAAACAGTAATATGATGATTCCCTCAAACCGGTATCATTTTCTCggtaaaaagataaaattaacAGTAATATGGTACCAGAAACAATCACGCCCAACAAAATTTACTAGCCTACTGATTGAACTACAAATGAACTTACAATTGCTGATACAAAACTGAAACTAGACTGAGTATCTGGTCTTTAAGCTGACTCTGTTTCTGTGCTGCCCTCCTTGGTGGTTTCACTGGCATCCTGTTCTTCAGAAGGAGGAACTTGCTGCTCTGGCTTGGCAGGCCCTGGACCAGCTGATACCTTTACCATCGACGGACGCAAAAGCCTGTCACCAAGCTTAAACCCCTTGCGAAATTCATCAATTATAACACCTTCTTCAAATTCCGTGGAGTCCTCACGCATGATTGCTTCATGCAACTTGTATAAGAAAATTGCAAATTCAAGTTTCAGTATTAGGAATTGCATAAATTGTTTATGTCCTAAAAGATATAAAGAGTGCATACCAAGTGTCATGTCAGACAAACTTTTCATaagatttaaaaatttaataacCTAAATGCTATAATTAGGTGTTCATCCTGCTGTTGCAAAAGAGGTGACATGTAGTTTTCACTATCATGAACTCACCAAATTGGCTCGATTCAATCATGATTTGGTCTGACTTAAAACCGTATCCAGGTCTTCATCAAACCTGAACAAAATTGACTAAGTACTTGATAATATTCATCAAGTAATTGATTGAATTTCGAGCCAACTTGGTATCTTACCTGCATAAAGCAAATCATAAGATAGAAGTCATTTGTCAACTAACAAAATGGCAAAATCTTGCACATGTAGTTATTGGCCATCAAGACAGACTGTGTGTTTGATGTAGTTTCCTAGATTATTTGAATTAGTTCCTTGGTAGATTAGGATTTCTGTTTTAGTAAgggatttttatcctatttTCTCTATGTTTTAGTTTGCCATAAATACCcccatgtagttctttaaaattcagTTGTTGAGATATTAAGACAAGTTTATTTTCCAGAGATAGGAGACTCCTTGGTGTGAAGCCAAACCCCTGAAGATTTCAGACCTATCCTTGTTCgttctattttctgttttccattgttttcgCTTATGCTAAACTACCTAAATTTACAATTCACCCATATCGTATATCAAATTTGGCATCAGATCCAGGTTTTCGTCTTTCCTCGGGTTCAAAATCTTCGTTTACGTCGTGTGTCGAGTAAAGGCTCCAAACTAAAAAGACTGGTAAGACAGACCAGCCAGTGATGGACCTTGAACAGATTGCTCAGATGACGGAAAATATGACAAATATATGATGGCAGAACTGACCACTGTCATCAAAGAGCAGTCCACCAGATTGGAACTTTTTTATTGTCGTTTTACAGACTTTGAAGGACGATTTGGAGCCATTGATCGATGCAGACATAGGAGCAGCTAATCAACATGACGAAGCAAGTGTGAATGGAGAAGAGAGGAATCGTGATCAACAACATTGTGATAGAATGAATGACCGATACACATAGAGACATAACGATAGGAGTATAATCGAGACGACGAAAGGCAAAATTTTCATCATGGCCATGAGCAAGACCCTGATGAAAAGGTGATGAGATCAGTGAAAGTT
Above is a genomic segment from Prunus dulcis chromosome 7, ALMONDv2, whole genome shotgun sequence containing:
- the LOC117634384 gene encoding protein DETOXIFICATION 21-like isoform X1; translation: MEEDNINQTLLTKEKSVQENDVEDKEEDENLPLKNRVWRETKTMWVVAGPAIFTRVSTFGINVISQAFIGHIGSTQLAAFSLVFTVLVRFANGILLGMASALETLCGQSYGAKQYHMLGIHLQRSWVVLFFSTLLLIPLCIFTTPILEALGQKDNISEEAGYISLWVIPVLFAFVVSFTCQMYLQAQSKNMIIAYVSAISIAIHILLSWLFTVKFKWGVAGVMVSTIIAYWLPNIGQLLFVLCGGCPGTWTGFSTLAFTDLWDVLKLSLSSGVMLCLELWYNTILVLLTGNMENAEVSIDALSICLNIVGWEMMISLGFLAAASVRVSNELGRGSAKAAKFSVKVIVSISFAIGFVLFLLFLFLRERLAYIFTNDEEVATMVSNLSPLLAFSILLNSVQPVLSGVALGAGWQSTVAYVNLASYYLIGIPVGVVLGYPLKLQLEGVWIGMLFGTLVQTVVLLILTYKTDWDKQVTIARSRVSKWEVRDIGDSSPET
- the LOC117634384 gene encoding protein DETOXIFICATION 21-like isoform X2 translates to MEGNQDDVGGGWPCYLHQSFHIWNKCHQSSLHWSHWLYTTSCIFACIHRTCQLGMASALETLCGQSYGAKQYHMLGIHLQRSWVVLFFSTLLLIPLCIFTTPILEALGQKDNISEEAGYISLWVIPVLFAFVVSFTCQMYLQAQSKNMIIAYVSAISIAIHILLSWLFTVKFKWGVAGVMVSTIIAYWLPNIGQLLFVLCGGCPGTWTGFSTLAFTDLWDVLKLSLSSGVMLCLELWYNTILVLLTGNMENAEVSIDALSICLNIVGWEMMISLGFLAAASVRVSNELGRGSAKAAKFSVKVIVSISFAIGFVLFLLFLFLRERLAYIFTNDEEVATMVSNLSPLLAFSILLNSVQPVLSGVALGAGWQSTVAYVNLASYYLIGIPVGVVLGYPLKLQLEGVWIGMLFGTLVQTVVLLILTYKTDWDKQVTIARSRVSKWEVRDIGDSSPET